CATGCGGGAACCGTCATCCTGACGACGACAGGAACCACAGCCGTTACAGCGACTGGCCTCGTTCTGCAGTTCCTGGGGCGTCCAGTTCAACTGCAGGTCGATCAGCTCGGGAAATTTTTCGGGAACTGGACGCAGGTTGCGAATCGTCACGTGCGGATCATCATTGATGATCTTGCCGGGATTGAGCAGGTTACTGGGATCGAAGATGTCTTTGACTTCACGGAAGACACGATAGAGATCGCCGTACTGGGAACGGAGGAACGCCGTGCGTGCCAGGCCGTCGCCGTGCTCTCCACTGATGGTTCCGTTAACGGAAAAGACCGTCTGGTAGAGGTCGCGGGCAATGCTTTCCAGAATAGGTGCATTCTGCTCGGTCAGAGCAGGCAGAAAGGGCCTCAGGTGAATCTGCCCCGAGGCGGCGTGCGCGTAAAACGTAGCCGTCACCTCGTGGCGTTGAAAGACTTTCTGCGCTTTCTGTGAGAACTCGTTGAGCCGTTCCGGAGGCACCGCGATATCTTCGACAAAGGGCTGCGGTCGGGACTCCCCCGGGAGACGACTGAGTGAAGGCACTACCTTTTGAGGCAGCGACCAGAGAAAATCGACCTCGTCCGGCTGATGGGTTTCCATCGCCACCACCACGCGGGAGTTAATGTTTTTTACAGCCAGCGTTACGTTGTGCAGACGCTGCTGAACCTGGGCATCACTGAAGCCAACCTGCTCTACGAGCAGTGCTGCTTCGGCTGCAGGTGAAATCAGTGAAGCGAAGCGGGGATCAGCGTCCCGCGCCAGCGATAACAGGCGACGGTCAAGCAGGTCACACGCCGAGGGTTGCTCGTGGATGATGGTCTGCACTGCTTTGATCGCAGAGGAGAGATCCCCGAACAAAAGCAGCGCCACGCCTCGATGAGCGGGTAAAGGAGATACGTGCAGAATCGCCGAGGTGAATAGCCCGAGTGTTCCTTCGGATCCCACCATCATCCGCGCCAGGTTGAGGTGCTCCCGGGATTTAATCCCTTTGAGAAAGTAGCCGCTGCAGTTGGGAATTCCGGTACGCTGCTTCTCCTGAATGAGCTGAGCATTATCGGTGAGCAGCTTCGACATTTTACTCAGAATCGTTCGTCGGGTCTGTTCGCCGCGGACTTCGGGGGACGGTTCACTGAGCAGAGAAGTACTCGAACCGGCGACAGGCTGATTGAGAATCGACAGACTTTCGTTCCCCACATCAAAACAGGTTCCGTCTGCCAGCACGACTTCAATGCGATTGACATGATCGCGGGTCGATCCGACGCGAATTGCACGGGAGCCGGCAGCATCGATGGCCAGCATGCTGCCGACTGTCGTGACTTCTGTATTTGAGGGATCCGGAGGGAAATAGAGACCCAGCGGCTTGAGATAGCGATTGAGACGCGCATGTACCACGCCGGGCTGGACCAGAATCAGATTGTCATTGAGTAGTTCAAATCCGGTCATAAACCGCGAGCAGTCAATTACAATTCCGGTGCCGATCGCATCTCCGACCAGGCCCGTTCCTGCACCACGGGGGATGATGGGGATATGCATCTCCGAGGCATACCGGGCGATGGCGATCATATCCTCGCGATCACGGGGATAGGCGACACAGAGGGGAGGCATCTGATAGAGGCTGGCATCGCTCGAGTAAATCGACAACGACACCGGATCGCATCGCACATCACCTGCAATCAGGCTGGAGAGATCTTCTGCGATTCGTTGCTGTTGACGGTCCAAAGTAACTGACTCTCAGGTTGAAATAATTCGCAAGCAGGTTTGAGGCTTGGGACAGCCTGTATTGTACGCGAAGGCGGGTCAGGGTTTGAATAGTCAATTGCCCCAAACGATCCGACCTAAGCGAATTCGAAGACTGCTGCGCAAGAACCCGCAGAACAGGCTTATTCCGCAAGCTCTCTGCAGAACCCCCTGAAGCAGCAGATTAACCAGGCACGCGTCAACAGCCCCAGTGAAGCGTGTACACGTCCTTCCGATCTCTCAGTCTGACCCTTTTCCAAAGCTGGAAGTATCACGAGACTGCTGCGACAGCCAGGCGCAGGCTGGTTCCGGTAATCCTTCATGCCCCCCTTCAAAAATGGTGACGCGGGCCTGCCCCGACTTGCGACGGAGATGAATATCGCGGCCGTAAGTTTCGTCAGGGGTCTCATCGGCAGACTGAGGCGTTGTGAGTTTCCCCTGATCCCACAATTGATGCATTTCTGCATCAGTAATTAGGGGGCTGTTATTCTTTTTCGCCAACTGATTGTAGGCCTTCAGTGTATGCATGAAGGGCACGGAACCGGTCTGGCCATCAGTGACACCGGCGTTGAGATCCAGCGGTACTTCACTGGCATTCGCAATCCAGTACAAAGGGGAGCGGTCACGATACTGGGCATCTACCTCTTGACTGGTTCCCGGTTTGGCAGTCAGCGACTTGAGAATCATCTGGGCGTACCGCTGGGGTTTACCATCTTTGACGTGGAAGCGATACCAGTCTGCGAGATCACTGATGCCGACCCAGGCTGAGGCGGCAGAGAAACGATCCGGATGATGACCAACCATGAGCATTGTCATGTGTCCGCCCCCCGAAGAACCCGCCAGGTAGATTCGCGACTGATCGACATCATAGTGTTGAATGACATAGTCGATCGCATCGAGAATGTCCTGTCGAGCCAGTCGAGAACCACAGGCTTCCGGCTGCTGATTGACGCCCCGGAAATTGGGATGCAGGTAAATCCATCCGCGTTGTTGTGCCTCTTTAAGCCACTTGGCGTTGTTCTGCTTATAATTGCCACTCCAGGAATGCAGGAAGACAAACAATGGTGTGGGACTGGATTTGGCAGACTTCGGCGCCCAGATGAGAGATGGCTGCATGCTCTGATCCAGCGTGCTTTTGACTTCAATCTTTGTGAGAACCGGATTGTCCGCCGGCTGTGCTTCAGGCAACTTTTCTGCAGCGGTCGATGTATGACTGCCAGACAAACCCCAGGCCAGCATCAGGGCGACGGAACATAATTTTCGGAACATCAATCGGAACTCCTCAGTTAGCTGAATCAAAGGCTGCTGTTACTTGTCGTTTTCAGAATCGGTTTTCTCTTTGGCGTACTCAATTTTACCCCAGAGGCTTCCGCCTACTTTGCCGTGCTGCCAGGTCCCCGCATAACGACCATCGTAGAACATGACCCGGGAAGTGAATGCGTTACCGAGACCGGGGATCGAAATATTCGTCAGTGAGATCACCGGAGTGTCGCCGGCCCAGTAGACATTCAATGGGATCGGGACATTGACATCGTTGTCACCGTACTTGATACGGGCTGTCAAGACCCACTGGTCACCCTGCAGTTTTTTGGCTGAGGCGATTTCATAGCGTTCCTCGCGGAGTGGATTTCCGTTCTCTCTGCCATCGACTGTAAAATGTCCCACCAGCGTGGCACCGGACATTTCTTTTTCGAATTTCTTTTCCAGTTCCGCCTGCTGAGTGGAATCGTCGGCGAACGCGGTACTCAGAGACAACATCATTACACAGACTGCCAGTGAACTTTTCTTGAGAAAACTCATGATTTATGCCTCATCGATTGGTTGTGAATTTTCAGGAACAAGCGAATTCGCTACGATACATTCATCCTACACGATCCGAGCCTTCAGGTGAATCATACGGTAGCACAATGACAGATTCTGTCCCCCCAGCCCGATACGAGAACACTCAGGGTAGCTCTGCTCCCCTGCCGGGTACTCCTCCCGATTATAGCATTCTAACCCCCGCCTTTGAAAAGCTTTGCGACGTGATTGCCCGACTGCGATCGCCGGAAGGCTGTCCCTGGGACCGGGCACAGACGCTGGAAACGATCAAACCCTATACCCTGGAGGAGACTTACGAACTGCTGGAAGCCATCGACTCGGGTAATGATCAGCATATCATCGAAGAACTCGGGGATCTGCTGCTGCAGATTGTTCTCGACTCGCAGATCGCGGCGGACGAGGGTCGGTTTGATTTAACCCACGTGGTTGATGGTTTGACCCGTAAGATGATTGAACGTCATCCGCATGTGTTCGGTGACGTGAGTGCGGAAACGCCGGATGAAGTCCGCAAAAACTGGGATCAGATCAAAGACCAGGAAAAACAGCGACACTCGATCTTTGATGGCCTGCCCGAGGCACTGCCGGCATTGGCTCGTGCATCGCGGGTCGCGGAGAAAGCGGCCAAGGTGGGTTATGATTTTCCTCACCGCGACATGCTGTTTGATAAGCTGCGGGAAGAAATCCAGGAACTGGCAGACGAACTGTTTCCTGATGGACGACTGCCTGAAACACCAGCCACCGTGGAAGCGGAAGTCATTGCGGACCAGGAACTGGACGATCCGGAGCTGCAGGCCCGGGTGGAAGGCGAACTGGGAGACATCCTGTTTGTGGTCGCGAACATTGCCCGTCGCTGGAAGATCAACCCGGAAGAAGCCCTGCGAAAGAGTAACCGCAAGTTTCAGGCGCGGGTCCAGAAAATCGAACAGGCCCTGGAAGCGGAAGGCCGCTCGATCCAGGAAGCGACATTGCAGGAGATGGAAGCTATCTACCAGGCAGTCAAACAGCAGGAACGTGCACAGCGCTGAAGCAATTTAGAACGGCAGATCGACGCCGAGCCCTTCTTGCAGTGCATACTCATAAACCTGAACGCCCATCGCGACATCTTCGGCTGCGATGCCCACCGACTTAAACAGAGTCACCTGATCATCGGTAGCCCGGCCGGTTTCGCGTTCGGCGACGATCTCTGAGAGATTGTGCATCAGCCGCCAATCCGTGATTCCTTCGTCGACCGGCTGCATGAAGTCGCCGGCTTCGATC
The DNA window shown above is from Gimesia sp. and carries:
- a CDS encoding prolyl oligopeptidase family serine peptidase, giving the protein MFRKLCSVALMLAWGLSGSHTSTAAEKLPEAQPADNPVLTKIEVKSTLDQSMQPSLIWAPKSAKSSPTPLFVFLHSWSGNYKQNNAKWLKEAQQRGWIYLHPNFRGVNQQPEACGSRLARQDILDAIDYVIQHYDVDQSRIYLAGSSGGGHMTMLMVGHHPDRFSAASAWVGISDLADWYRFHVKDGKPQRYAQMILKSLTAKPGTSQEVDAQYRDRSPLYWIANASEVPLDLNAGVTDGQTGSVPFMHTLKAYNQLAKKNNSPLITDAEMHQLWDQGKLTTPQSADETPDETYGRDIHLRRKSGQARVTIFEGGHEGLPEPACAWLSQQSRDTSSFGKGSD
- a CDS encoding anaerobic glycerol-3-phosphate dehydrogenase subunit C, whose product is MDRQQQRIAEDLSSLIAGDVRCDPVSLSIYSSDASLYQMPPLCVAYPRDREDMIAIARYASEMHIPIIPRGAGTGLVGDAIGTGIVIDCSRFMTGFELLNDNLILVQPGVVHARLNRYLKPLGLYFPPDPSNTEVTTVGSMLAIDAAGSRAIRVGSTRDHVNRIEVVLADGTCFDVGNESLSILNQPVAGSSTSLLSEPSPEVRGEQTRRTILSKMSKLLTDNAQLIQEKQRTGIPNCSGYFLKGIKSREHLNLARMMVGSEGTLGLFTSAILHVSPLPAHRGVALLLFGDLSSAIKAVQTIIHEQPSACDLLDRRLLSLARDADPRFASLISPAAEAALLVEQVGFSDAQVQQRLHNVTLAVKNINSRVVVAMETHQPDEVDFLWSLPQKVVPSLSRLPGESRPQPFVEDIAVPPERLNEFSQKAQKVFQRHEVTATFYAHAASGQIHLRPFLPALTEQNAPILESIARDLYQTVFSVNGTISGEHGDGLARTAFLRSQYGDLYRVFREVKDIFDPSNLLNPGKIINDDPHVTIRNLRPVPEKFPELIDLQLNWTPQELQNEASRCNGCGSCRRQDDGSRMCPVFRIEPVEEASPRAKANLFRGLLSGAIHPNELSSQDTKRLADTCVNCKQCVLDCPSSVNIPQMAIEAKAAYVSANGLDHTDWILSRAHSFGALGSTLSMAANWAINNSTARWVMEKMMGIHRHRKLPLFSRRSFLRSVPRKLTKRPRPGSDPDLVIFFVDYYANYHDPELAHALLAILQHNQIPVYIPPLQLASGMAMVSAGDLIAARGLARENIQILSEFAREGHRIVCTEPAAAICLKQEYPMLVPGEDSEVIASQVLEAGEYLWERRESGRLRTDFGRLAMELDYHTPCHIKALSSRSALKELLALIPELQVNTIEKGCSGMAGTYGLARETFETSKQIGQELIDHMKITNVHAGATECSSCKMQMEQESAIPTIHPIKLLALSYGLMPELERSLQPQKKKLVVS
- the mazG gene encoding nucleoside triphosphate pyrophosphohydrolase, which translates into the protein MTDSVPPARYENTQGSSAPLPGTPPDYSILTPAFEKLCDVIARLRSPEGCPWDRAQTLETIKPYTLEETYELLEAIDSGNDQHIIEELGDLLLQIVLDSQIAADEGRFDLTHVVDGLTRKMIERHPHVFGDVSAETPDEVRKNWDQIKDQEKQRHSIFDGLPEALPALARASRVAEKAAKVGYDFPHRDMLFDKLREEIQELADELFPDGRLPETPATVEAEVIADQELDDPELQARVEGELGDILFVVANIARRWKINPEEALRKSNRKFQARVQKIEQALEAEGRSIQEATLQEMEAIYQAVKQQERAQR